One segment of Paenibacillus sp. FSL R7-0337 DNA contains the following:
- a CDS encoding TetR/AcrR family transcriptional regulator — MKGRSDGEETKSRILEHATSLFAQKGYGAVSMNEVCTTAKVSKGSLYHHFPGKDELFLYVVEVDTLKWLKEWEELRSGISGTEARLYALGDHYANDIQNPLIHALEEYGRSHTLSEEIRERLSHIFESVTEACRVLLQEGMDSGYLIRGDLENYVITLSAMLEGISRVHEITGRTDTPETIRAYYRAGIQILLQGIGSRKMEQ; from the coding sequence ATGAAGGGACGCTCAGATGGAGAAGAAACGAAGAGCCGGATTCTGGAGCATGCCACCAGTTTATTTGCGCAAAAGGGCTATGGCGCTGTAAGCATGAACGAGGTCTGCACAACCGCGAAGGTCAGCAAGGGCAGTCTGTATCACCATTTTCCGGGCAAGGATGAATTGTTCCTGTACGTAGTGGAGGTGGATACCCTGAAGTGGCTCAAGGAGTGGGAGGAGCTGCGGAGCGGGATTAGCGGAACGGAAGCCCGTCTATACGCGCTTGGGGATCATTATGCAAATGATATCCAGAATCCGCTGATTCATGCCCTGGAGGAATACGGAAGATCTCATACGCTGTCAGAGGAGATCCGTGAGCGACTCTCACATATTTTCGAATCGGTAACAGAGGCCTGCCGTGTACTGCTGCAAGAGGGGATGGATTCCGGTTATTTGATCCGTGGTGATCTGGAGAACTATGTAATCACGCTCAGCGCCATGCTGGAGGGAATCAGCCGGGTCCATGAGATCACAGGCCGGACCGATACCCCGGAGACGATCAGGGCATACTACCGTGCGGGAATTCAGATCCTGCTTCAGGGGATAGGTTCCAGGAAGATGGAGCAATAA
- a CDS encoding stalk domain-containing protein — translation MKKLITAAAIALLLAGHVAGSSIDIAHSAAAPLSLVVDGQAVLPGTPPFHSGGTLYVPVRALLEYYPIELQWNNTLKQLTLFTSWDKTILTPGSASKQVTYTQTDGGYQEELDSPVLLKAGRVYIAAATLDSLTGAVTELNPGGSRVNITPGSLSTTVRVPAAPLAVAENNPKVKLYAALKDGNTYKGFLLEVNGKKQRFNWNINRDYSNPPQIFYADVDADGKPEAIVVFTLGTGTSLVAQEVHVVKPEQWKEISVPAADKAASAVVSSSISLDKDDVLLKLELTGPKPSKVTLRLPDRAEDGMKYFGSKAAIGAVTYYSVENNKLLADTSLMVGTTESVGTLKLEYKAGKTGMELGSIAFEPDERGEAIVE, via the coding sequence ATGAAAAAATTAATTACTGCTGCCGCAATTGCCTTGCTCCTTGCAGGCCATGTGGCGGGTTCATCCATAGATATTGCCCATTCTGCTGCTGCCCCTCTATCCCTTGTTGTGGACGGACAAGCCGTTCTCCCCGGGACTCCCCCCTTCCACTCAGGCGGCACATTATACGTACCTGTCCGCGCACTGCTGGAATACTACCCGATAGAGCTGCAATGGAATAACACTCTCAAGCAACTTACTCTGTTCACGAGCTGGGACAAAACTATTCTTACGCCTGGTAGCGCCTCCAAACAAGTGACTTATACGCAAACGGATGGAGGATACCAAGAGGAGCTGGACTCTCCTGTGTTACTGAAGGCAGGCCGTGTATATATCGCGGCAGCTACCTTGGACTCCCTTACAGGAGCTGTTACAGAGCTGAATCCGGGAGGAAGCCGGGTTAACATTACCCCGGGCAGTCTTAGCACAACAGTAAGAGTACCCGCTGCCCCCCTTGCCGTTGCAGAGAATAACCCCAAGGTGAAGCTGTACGCCGCGCTCAAGGACGGCAATACCTACAAAGGATTCCTCCTTGAAGTGAACGGGAAAAAGCAGCGCTTCAACTGGAACATTAACCGGGATTACAGCAACCCTCCCCAGATCTTCTACGCCGATGTGGATGCTGACGGCAAACCGGAGGCAATAGTAGTCTTTACACTGGGTACCGGTACCTCGCTGGTCGCACAGGAGGTTCATGTGGTTAAGCCGGAACAGTGGAAGGAAATATCGGTGCCTGCTGCGGACAAAGCAGCCTCTGCTGTAGTATCTTCCAGTATTTCGCTGGATAAGGACGATGTCCTGCTGAAGCTTGAGCTTACAGGACCCAAGCCGTCCAAGGTGACGCTCAGACTCCCGGACCGTGCTGAGGACGGCATGAAGTATTTCGGCAGCAAAGCGGCCATTGGCGCAGTGACCTACTACTCCGTAGAGAATAACAAGCTGCTCGCAGATACCAGCCTGATGGTCGGGACGACCGAGAGTGTCGGTACCCTGAAGCTGGAGTATAAGGCAGGCAAGACGGGAATGGAGCTGGGGTCTATTGCTTTTGAGCCGGATGAACGCGGTGAAGCCATTGTGGAGTAA
- a CDS encoding MFS transporter — protein sequence MKAGVRVQQQAGSAEAAKAVPGWITFLLAVSCGLIVANLYYTQTLVGPIGQAIHLSAGAAGLIVTLTQIGYVAGLLFIVPLSDIIENRRLTVMSLILVVAALVLSILAPNAPLFLAASLLIGLGSVAAQVLVPYASYLATGEDRGRVVGNVMSGLLLGIMFARPVASFMAGLWGWQSIFMVSAVVTALLTLLLSRVLPARKPAPGLRYGQLLRSLGTLLTHTPVLRRRALYQASLFGAFSLFWTTVPLHLSSEFHLSQQGIALFALAGVGGAAAAPIAGRLADKGWTRLLTGLGISLAVLSFILAYLLRDSSNLTLGLLVLTAILLDMSVSGNLVLGQRAIYSLGNETRGRLNGLFMAIFFIGGAVGSSLGGWAYAYGGWSLTTLIGLALPVLALIYFLTGKKEHA from the coding sequence ATGAAGGCTGGAGTTAGGGTGCAACAACAAGCAGGTTCCGCTGAAGCCGCCAAGGCTGTTCCCGGCTGGATCACATTTCTGCTAGCCGTATCCTGCGGACTGATCGTGGCGAATCTCTATTATACCCAGACGCTGGTTGGGCCCATCGGGCAGGCGATTCATCTGTCGGCCGGAGCGGCAGGGCTAATCGTTACCCTGACGCAGATCGGTTACGTAGCCGGACTGCTGTTCATTGTCCCCCTCAGCGATATTATTGAGAACCGCCGGCTGACGGTGATGTCGCTGATTCTGGTTGTGGCTGCCCTGGTGCTGTCCATCCTGGCACCAAATGCACCGCTGTTCCTGGCCGCTTCCTTGCTGATCGGACTGGGCTCGGTAGCAGCGCAGGTCCTGGTGCCCTATGCCTCCTATCTGGCCACAGGGGAAGATCGCGGCCGAGTAGTAGGCAATGTAATGAGCGGACTGCTGCTGGGCATTATGTTCGCCCGCCCGGTCGCCAGCTTCATGGCCGGACTCTGGGGCTGGCAGTCCATCTTCATGGTCTCGGCTGTCGTTACTGCGCTGCTGACGCTGCTCCTATCCCGTGTTCTGCCCGCCCGGAAGCCCGCTCCCGGCTTGAGATACGGACAATTACTCCGCTCTCTGGGCACATTGCTCACGCACACGCCGGTGCTGCGGCGCCGCGCTCTATACCAGGCCAGCCTGTTCGGCGCCTTCAGTCTGTTCTGGACGACCGTTCCCTTGCACCTGTCCAGCGAGTTTCATCTGTCCCAGCAAGGAATTGCCCTGTTTGCCCTGGCTGGTGTGGGCGGAGCTGCAGCCGCGCCGATTGCGGGCAGATTGGCTGACAAGGGCTGGACCCGGTTATTGACCGGTCTTGGCATTTCACTGGCCGTTCTCTCCTTTATCCTAGCCTATCTGCTGCGGGATTCCTCTAATCTTACACTAGGCCTGCTGGTGCTGACGGCGATTCTGCTCGATATGAGTGTGTCAGGCAATCTGGTCTTGGGACAACGGGCGATCTATTCACTGGGCAATGAGACCCGGGGGCGGCTGAACGGCTTGTTCATGGCGATCTTCTTCATTGGAGGCGCCGTGGGATCATCACTCGGGGGCTGGGCCTACGCTTACGGCGGCTGGAGTCTGACAACCCTAATCGGACTGGCACTGCCAGTGCTGGCGCTGATCTACTTTTTGACCGGGAAGAAGGAGCACGCTTGA
- a CDS encoding IS110 family transposase, with protein MDAVRMCCAGLDVHQETVVACVLKGPIEQKPQCHLKTFGTTTKELLGLQDWLSEHGCREVVMESTGVLWKPVWNILEGSCDLVLANAQRVKNTPGRKSDMQDARWLAQLHRCGLIEGSMVPEQDIRDLRDLTRYRSKMVQAVTAEKNRIHKILQDANIKLTTFMSDLYGVSGRGLLQKIMDGEVIDEMTVKSLVKTRLKKKVPQLLDALNGKLRRHHREMIRDHWDHLVYLEKRITELEARIEAKAEPYLEKIEQIDSIPGIERTSAVTIFAEVGPHVAEMFPSDAQFASWAGVCPGNNESAGKRRKSKTMQGNKHLKGALCQAAWANSRSSNRIGQFFRRIRKRRGDKKANVATAHLLIRILHALMREKRSYQEIDVSLGDETSKKNTLDRYVKYIQQLGYSVQLNPIP; from the coding sequence ATGGATGCTGTACGTATGTGTTGTGCCGGTCTGGACGTGCACCAGGAAACCGTTGTGGCCTGCGTGTTGAAAGGACCGATCGAACAGAAACCACAATGTCACCTGAAAACCTTTGGGACGACAACCAAAGAATTGCTAGGCCTGCAAGATTGGCTGAGTGAACACGGCTGCCGGGAGGTGGTGATGGAGAGCACGGGCGTGTTATGGAAACCGGTATGGAACATCTTAGAGGGCAGTTGTGATCTGGTCTTGGCCAACGCCCAGCGGGTAAAGAATACGCCGGGTCGAAAAAGTGACATGCAAGATGCGCGCTGGTTAGCGCAATTGCACCGTTGCGGGCTCATTGAAGGCAGTATGGTGCCCGAACAGGACATCCGGGATTTGCGAGACTTGACCCGTTACCGGAGTAAGATGGTGCAGGCGGTGACGGCGGAGAAAAACCGCATCCACAAAATCCTGCAGGATGCTAACATCAAGCTAACCACCTTTATGTCCGATTTATATGGGGTTTCGGGACGGGGCCTGCTCCAGAAGATCATGGACGGCGAGGTCATCGACGAAATGACAGTTAAAAGCCTGGTCAAAACCCGTTTAAAAAAGAAAGTCCCGCAGTTGCTAGACGCGCTTAATGGCAAGTTGCGCCGTCATCACCGCGAGATGATTCGAGACCACTGGGACCACTTGGTCTATTTGGAGAAAAGGATCACGGAACTGGAAGCTCGAATCGAGGCGAAGGCAGAACCGTACCTGGAGAAGATTGAACAAATTGACTCCATTCCAGGAATTGAGCGGACGTCTGCCGTGACCATCTTTGCCGAAGTGGGGCCGCATGTCGCGGAAATGTTCCCGAGTGATGCGCAGTTTGCTTCATGGGCGGGGGTGTGTCCAGGGAACAACGAAAGCGCTGGAAAGCGAAGAAAGTCAAAAACGATGCAAGGGAACAAGCATCTGAAAGGGGCCTTGTGTCAGGCGGCTTGGGCAAACTCTCGCTCCTCGAACCGGATCGGACAATTCTTTCGACGAATTCGAAAGAGACGAGGCGATAAAAAAGCAAACGTCGCCACCGCGCATTTGCTGATTCGAATCCTCCATGCCCTGATGCGGGAGAAGAGGTCATACCAAGAAATAGACGTCTCACTAGGCGATGAGACGTCCAAGAAAAACACGTTAGATAGGTACGTGAAATATATCCAGCAGTTAGGATATAGTGTTCAATTGAATCCTATCCCATAG
- a CDS encoding TetR/AcrR family transcriptional regulator → MEKKRGRPRNTEAKNAILNASYELLLETGFGAVTVEKIAEQAQVSKATIYKWWPNKAAVVMDGYLYAANARLPIPDTGSAKEDILIHAGTLAQFLTSREGKVITELIGEGQSDAGLAEAYRSRYFGPRRQEAWKLFERGIAQGELKQGLDIGSCIDLVYGPIFYRLLLTGGELDEDSVRALVLLALQALEA, encoded by the coding sequence ATGGAGAAAAAAAGAGGCCGTCCACGCAACACCGAGGCCAAGAATGCTATTCTGAACGCTTCATATGAATTATTGCTGGAGACCGGCTTCGGCGCAGTTACCGTGGAGAAGATTGCAGAGCAGGCCCAGGTCAGTAAGGCAACGATCTATAAATGGTGGCCGAATAAAGCGGCGGTAGTGATGGACGGATATCTGTACGCTGCTAACGCCAGACTTCCGATCCCCGATACCGGTTCCGCCAAAGAGGACATTCTGATTCATGCAGGAACGCTCGCACAGTTCCTCACCAGCCGGGAAGGTAAAGTCATTACGGAGCTGATCGGTGAAGGGCAGTCCGATGCCGGACTGGCGGAGGCGTACCGGAGCAGATATTTCGGGCCGCGCCGCCAGGAGGCCTGGAAGCTGTTCGAACGGGGGATTGCCCAGGGGGAACTGAAGCAGGGACTCGATATCGGGAGTTGTATCGATCTCGTCTACGGCCCTATTTTTTACCGGCTGCTGCTGACCGGAGGAGAACTGGACGAAGACTCCGTCAGAGCCCTGGTGTTACTTGCCCTTCAGGCGCTTGAGGCTTGA
- a CDS encoding DUF4367 domain-containing protein, with protein MNNKKSAEHAVELELQELGDYLARQDFSRESDPAAVLRQVRSRSIQKQQEDNRMKNKQRIRRPVMIAASLLVAAVVSVSFVRPSFAQEMLERVLKSVNLGHIEVAQMDGSATPVFPEALKGQIFDQDGNPVTSFEAMPKAIFNAAGEAIVRFDGDKPITKSEQEQLDKEASEQKFTVKEAAKLDQYALFKVKLPEYLPEGFAFDHGEFYKDEEGVSGQIVELFFGSKDKTKRIWMQLRLANEENAFSMATDDKVEQVKLKGTDAVLVSDRSLDWEASGVMYGLSTRGLDRAEVLKIAESINW; from the coding sequence ATGAATAACAAGAAGAGCGCCGAACATGCAGTTGAGCTGGAGCTTCAGGAGCTGGGAGACTATCTGGCCCGCCAGGACTTCTCCCGGGAGTCCGATCCGGCGGCGGTTCTCCGCCAGGTGAGAAGCCGCTCCATTCAGAAACAACAGGAGGATAATAGAATGAAAAACAAACAACGGATCAGACGTCCGGTGATGATTGCAGCTTCACTGCTGGTGGCTGCCGTGGTGAGCGTGTCTTTTGTCAGACCCTCGTTTGCACAGGAAATGCTGGAGCGGGTGTTGAAATCGGTTAATCTGGGTCACATTGAGGTCGCTCAGATGGATGGCAGCGCTACGCCCGTGTTTCCAGAGGCGTTGAAGGGCCAGATCTTCGATCAGGACGGGAACCCGGTCACTTCCTTTGAAGCTATGCCGAAGGCCATCTTCAATGCAGCCGGGGAGGCCATCGTACGCTTCGACGGGGATAAGCCCATTACGAAGAGTGAGCAGGAGCAGCTTGACAAGGAAGCGTCAGAGCAGAAGTTTACCGTCAAGGAGGCAGCGAAGCTGGATCAATACGCCCTTTTCAAGGTGAAGCTGCCGGAATACCTGCCTGAGGGCTTTGCCTTTGACCACGGGGAGTTCTATAAGGATGAGGAGGGCGTAAGCGGGCAGATTGTTGAGCTGTTCTTTGGCAGCAAGGATAAGACTAAGCGGATCTGGATGCAGCTGCGCCTGGCCAATGAGGAGAATGCCTTTTCAATGGCAACTGACGACAAGGTGGAGCAGGTGAAGCTTAAGGGGACGGATGCGGTTCTGGTCAGTGACAGAAGCCTGGACTGGGAAGCAAGCGGCGTGATGTACGGCCTCAGCACCCGTGGCCTTGACCGGGCTGAGGTTCTGAAGATCGCAGAGTCCATTAACTGGTAA
- a CDS encoding outer membrane lipoprotein carrier protein LolA, which produces MRRITWVLAIIMSVALVLAGCGKKDAASVVKDLNQVSDKLESKQGAYQGSGTMTLYTGEQPQDYKVEVWYKNPSYYRISLSNVQKDVKQIVLRNDEGVFVLTPSLGKSFRFQSDWPDSQGQVYLYQTLLKGIVKDNNRQFVEDGDNYVFEVAANYQSSALVRQKIWLNKKTYEPKQVQVSDSEAKVVVNVTFDSFKFDPEFTADSFDMQKNMAAGSPSENTMAEVDQDGNPVVSEDGEQTGEPVTAELGDFGIIEPAYIPAGVKLKDTNKIEGSKDHAVLIRYDGVYQYTIMEARPLDRAVSLAPGTLVDLGFTAGLLSGDEQQTLTWMSEGVEYRITSANLPVTEMMQIAASMEEQSGK; this is translated from the coding sequence ATGCGCCGGATAACATGGGTACTCGCGATCATTATGAGCGTGGCCTTAGTATTGGCGGGGTGCGGGAAGAAGGATGCCGCCTCTGTGGTCAAGGATCTGAATCAAGTGTCTGACAAGCTGGAGAGCAAGCAAGGAGCTTATCAGGGCTCAGGCACGATGACCTTGTACACCGGAGAGCAGCCGCAGGATTACAAGGTGGAGGTATGGTATAAGAATCCTTCGTATTACCGGATCAGCCTGTCTAACGTCCAGAAGGACGTGAAGCAGATTGTGCTGCGCAATGATGAGGGCGTATTCGTCCTGACCCCAAGCCTGGGTAAAAGCTTCCGCTTCCAGAGCGACTGGCCGGACAGCCAGGGTCAGGTGTATCTGTACCAGACGCTGCTGAAGGGAATTGTCAAAGACAATAACCGGCAGTTCGTGGAGGACGGGGATAATTATGTGTTCGAGGTCGCTGCCAACTATCAGAGCAGTGCGCTGGTCCGCCAGAAGATCTGGCTGAACAAAAAGACCTATGAGCCGAAGCAGGTGCAGGTATCGGATTCCGAAGCCAAGGTTGTGGTGAACGTGACCTTCGACAGCTTCAAGTTCGATCCGGAATTCACAGCAGATTCCTTCGATATGCAGAAGAATATGGCGGCCGGCAGCCCTTCCGAGAATACGATGGCGGAAGTGGATCAGGATGGCAATCCGGTGGTCTCGGAAGATGGTGAACAGACCGGTGAGCCGGTAACGGCCGAGCTGGGCGACTTCGGGATCATTGAGCCGGCTTACATTCCGGCCGGTGTGAAGCTGAAGGACACCAATAAGATTGAAGGCAGCAAGGACCATGCGGTGCTGATCCGCTATGACGGCGTCTACCAGTATACGATTATGGAAGCCCGTCCGCTGGACCGTGCAGTGTCACTGGCTCCCGGAACACTGGTCGATCTGGGCTTCACGGCAGGCCTGCTTAGCGGAGATGAGCAGCAGACGCTGACCTGGATGAGCGAGGGTGTAGAGTACCGGATTACAAGCGCAAATCTGCCAGTTACGGAAATGATGCAAATAGCCGCTTCTATGGAGGAACAATCGGGTAAATAA
- a CDS encoding type II toxin-antitoxin system PemK/MazF family toxin, whose product MIVKRGDVFFADLSPVVGSEQGGVRPVLIIQNDIGNRFSPTVIVAAITAQIQKAKLPTHVEIDAAAHGFDRDSVILLEQVRTIDKQRLTDKITHLDDETMKLVDDSLQISLGLIDF is encoded by the coding sequence TTGATTGTTAAACGCGGCGACGTTTTTTTTGCCGACCTTTCACCGGTTGTGGGTTCTGAGCAAGGTGGAGTAAGGCCGGTACTGATCATTCAGAACGATATTGGCAATCGTTTCAGCCCGACTGTGATTGTGGCAGCTATCACTGCCCAGATCCAGAAGGCCAAGCTGCCGACGCATGTCGAGATTGATGCAGCAGCTCATGGCTTTGACCGGGATTCCGTGATTCTGCTGGAGCAGGTTCGTACCATTGACAAGCAACGCTTAACGGATAAAATCACCCATCTGGACGATGAAACCATGAAGCTGGTGGATGATTCGCTGCAAATCAGCCTGGGGCTGATTGATTTCTGA
- the alr gene encoding alanine racemase, with product MKASYRPTAAEINLDDLRANYEALRGVLPQETKFMGCVKGNAYGHGAVEVTRELERLGADYVSVAFLDEALELRQAGILLPILVLGYTSPEGIAVAWENNITVTLFTPEVLEAVRALPVEKEHRLKVHIKIDSGMGRLGLLPEDAPAFIAEVHAVAQAELEGMFTHFARADEHNKSYTLMQHRRFMSVAEALRDMNITIPIIHTGNSATAIDTPLLSINMVRVGISLYGFYPSAEVNRELVALHPVMTLKTQAVYVKTLPPDSGISYGTRYFTAGDEIIATLPVGYADGYSRMLTGKAEVLIRGRRVPVVGTICMDQCMVSLKSFALEAEQIKAGEEVVLIGRQGTESITADELALHLGTIHYEVICMLAHRVPRVYVRQGMLPNLVNPLLQA from the coding sequence GTGAAGGCAAGCTATCGGCCGACAGCAGCCGAGATTAACCTGGATGATTTGCGTGCCAACTACGAAGCTTTACGCGGCGTATTGCCGCAGGAGACCAAGTTCATGGGATGCGTCAAAGGAAATGCGTATGGACATGGAGCAGTGGAGGTGACGCGGGAGCTGGAGCGGCTTGGAGCAGATTACGTCAGTGTTGCTTTTCTGGATGAGGCATTGGAGCTGCGTCAGGCGGGAATACTACTTCCTATCCTGGTGCTGGGCTATACTTCACCGGAGGGCATTGCCGTAGCCTGGGAGAACAATATCACCGTTACACTGTTCACACCGGAGGTACTGGAAGCGGTTAGGGCTCTTCCTGTAGAGAAGGAGCACCGGCTGAAGGTACACATCAAGATTGACAGCGGAATGGGAAGACTGGGATTATTGCCGGAGGATGCGCCTGCATTCATCGCTGAGGTTCATGCGGTGGCACAGGCGGAGCTGGAGGGCATGTTCACCCATTTTGCCAGAGCAGACGAACACAATAAAAGCTATACACTAATGCAGCACCGACGTTTCATGAGCGTGGCGGAGGCGCTTCGGGACATGAACATTACCATCCCGATCATACATACGGGCAATAGCGCTACGGCCATTGATACACCTCTACTATCCATTAACATGGTGCGTGTAGGCATAAGCTTGTACGGATTCTACCCCTCGGCTGAGGTGAACCGCGAGCTGGTGGCCTTGCACCCGGTAATGACGCTGAAGACGCAGGCTGTATATGTCAAAACCCTGCCGCCTGACTCAGGCATCAGCTACGGCACCCGGTACTTCACGGCAGGCGATGAGATCATCGCTACGCTCCCCGTGGGGTACGCTGACGGATATTCCCGCATGCTAACAGGCAAAGCGGAGGTGCTAATACGCGGACGCCGCGTTCCTGTCGTCGGAACGATCTGCATGGACCAGTGTATGGTATCACTCAAATCTTTCGCTCTAGAAGCGGAACAAATCAAAGCAGGCGAAGAGGTTGTACTCATCGGCCGCCAGGGCACCGAGTCGATTACGGCAGATGAACTGGCGCTCCATTTAGGGACGATCCACTACGAAGTAATCTGTATGCTGGCTCACCGGGTACCGCGCGTGTATGTACGCCAAGGTATGCTACCCAACCTCGTTAATCCTTTGCTGCAAGCCTAA
- a CDS encoding sigma-70 family RNA polymerase sigma factor, whose amino-acid sequence MQERALLPLIHDRVPAHIETELEFAAVFEAYYKRIFNYIAYRVSCRYTAEDLASQVFEKTLSKLPGYSPEKAPLEVWLFAIARNVVNDYYRSRARQRFFSLDSIRELVSGKKEPETLILGRERSDRLQVALDTLSPKERNLIALKFGADLKNTEIARITGISESNVGVILYRSMRKLKSEIGSVEEL is encoded by the coding sequence ATGCAAGAGCGCGCATTGCTGCCTTTGATACATGATAGAGTTCCTGCTCATATAGAGACAGAGCTTGAGTTTGCAGCAGTTTTTGAAGCCTATTATAAACGGATATTCAACTATATCGCCTACAGGGTGAGCTGCCGTTACACCGCCGAGGATCTGGCCAGCCAGGTGTTCGAGAAGACGCTGTCCAAGCTGCCCGGTTACTCCCCGGAGAAAGCGCCGCTTGAGGTGTGGCTGTTCGCCATTGCCCGCAACGTTGTGAATGATTATTACCGGAGCCGCGCGCGGCAGCGCTTCTTCTCACTGGACAGTATCCGGGAGCTGGTGTCTGGCAAAAAAGAACCGGAGACGCTCATCCTCGGCAGAGAGCGCAGCGATAGGCTACAGGTGGCGCTGGACACGCTCAGCCCGAAGGAACGTAACCTCATCGCCCTGAAGTTCGGGGCGGATCTGAAGAATACGGAGATTGCCCGGATTACCGGAATCTCGGAGAGCAATGTCGGAGTCATTCTCTATCGCAGCATGCGAAAACTGAAATCTGAAATAGGGAGTGTGGAAGAGCTATGA
- a CDS encoding MFS transporter gives MSLLLKNRGAMLLLMLNIFLAFTGIGLVVPIMPTYMNELGIGGSVVGLLVAAFSLTQLLVSPFAGRLSDKMGRKKIIVGGLAVFAFSELLFGLANASWVLFVSRMLGGIGAAMIMPAVMAYVADTTTSEERAKGMGFINAAITTGFIIGPGIGGYLAELGIRVPFFVAAGAAAIVAVITLLVLPESRSAELREEARTMGGNNDSLIMQLMRSYREPYFFGLIIVFVLSFGLANYETVFGLFVDHKFGFTPKDIAFVLTFGSIAGAVVQITAFSWILNKFGESRVISACLMIAGLSILLTLFVHGFVAIVSVTFVVFLAMDILRPAVGTQLSKMADDSQQGLVMGMNSAYTSLGNIAGPIVAGVLFDLDINFPYAVAALVLFISFMLSVGYARRRRSKQVTAVR, from the coding sequence ATGTCATTACTGTTAAAAAACCGGGGAGCGATGCTGCTCCTGATGTTGAATATCTTTTTGGCGTTCACGGGGATTGGGCTAGTTGTCCCTATTATGCCTACCTATATGAACGAGCTGGGCATTGGCGGGAGTGTGGTAGGACTGCTGGTGGCAGCCTTCTCACTGACGCAGCTGCTGGTCTCGCCCTTCGCCGGAAGACTGTCGGATAAGATGGGCCGTAAAAAAATCATCGTCGGCGGTCTGGCCGTATTCGCCTTCTCGGAGCTTCTGTTCGGTCTGGCCAATGCCTCCTGGGTGCTGTTCGTATCCAGAATGCTTGGCGGTATCGGTGCCGCGATGATTATGCCTGCGGTTATGGCTTATGTGGCAGACACCACTACCTCGGAGGAGCGGGCCAAGGGCATGGGCTTCATCAACGCAGCCATTACCACCGGCTTCATCATCGGGCCGGGAATCGGCGGTTATCTTGCGGAGCTGGGCATCCGCGTCCCCTTCTTTGTCGCTGCGGGGGCTGCCGCCATTGTTGCGGTAATCACCTTGCTGGTCCTGCCAGAATCACGTTCGGCGGAGCTGCGGGAAGAAGCGAGAACGATGGGAGGCAATAACGATAGTCTAATCATGCAGCTCATGCGCTCGTATCGTGAGCCTTATTTCTTCGGATTAATTATTGTATTCGTGCTGTCCTTCGGACTGGCCAATTATGAGACGGTATTCGGACTCTTCGTAGATCATAAATTCGGGTTTACTCCTAAGGATATTGCGTTTGTCCTGACGTTCGGCTCCATTGCCGGGGCGGTGGTGCAGATTACCGCATTCAGCTGGATTCTGAACAAATTCGGGGAGAGCCGGGTCATTTCCGCCTGTCTGATGATCGCGGGCTTGTCGATTCTCCTGACGCTGTTCGTGCATGGCTTCGTGGCGATTGTATCTGTGACCTTTGTTGTTTTTCTGGCTATGGATATTCTTCGCCCGGCGGTCGGCACCCAGCTCTCCAAGATGGCAGATGATTCGCAGCAGGGTCTGGTGATGGGAATGAATTCCGCTTATACGAGCCTTGGCAACATTGCCGGTCCGATTGTGGCGGGGGTCCTGTTCGACCTGGATATCAATTTCCCTTATGCGGTGGCTGCGCTCGTCTTGTTCATCAGCTTCATGTTGTCGGTAGGCTATGCCCGGCGGAGAAGAAGCAAGCAGGTTACTGCGGTGCGCTAA
- a CDS encoding ribbon-helix-helix protein, CopG family: protein MANLQNTKRIMISLPDHLLQEVDGIVQLENSNRSELIRQAMKLYLSDRRKRTIRESMQRGYMEMAKINLTMACEAFLAEEDADSTLGRLVSGV, encoded by the coding sequence GTGGCCAATTTGCAGAACACCAAAAGAATCATGATCAGCTTGCCCGATCATCTCTTGCAGGAAGTAGATGGGATCGTTCAACTGGAGAACTCTAACCGTAGTGAATTGATCAGGCAGGCCATGAAGCTGTACTTGAGCGATCGGAGGAAACGTACCATCCGCGAGTCCATGCAGCGGGGCTATATGGAAATGGCTAAGATTAATTTGACCATGGCATGCGAGGCTTTTCTCGCAGAGGAAGATGCAGACAGTACTCTTGGCCGCTTAGTAAGCGGGGTGTAA